One genomic window of Mycolicibacterium neoaurum includes the following:
- a CDS encoding GAP family protein has product MWTTVVLLGLTVSIEPTRLGLIALLLTRRHPIRHLIVFQCTGLTISLSVGLTVLFVFHRSFLGDSNIHPAPLQIAFGAVLILLGALLASKIPLDRFRPKDKIPAGGGDATDGTGTRGTGTDGADHEEHVADLVAETTPPRRRTRFFARIRQFLKSESPVFAASIGAATAMPSIDYFALLAIIIASQTPPLEQGLALLTFLLLAGWAATVPMLSFIVAPEKTRTWVQQMNAWVRSRTRKQAGIFVAVVGVILIGLGITGL; this is encoded by the coding sequence GTGTGGACGACCGTCGTGTTGCTCGGCCTCACCGTCAGCATCGAACCCACACGCCTCGGGTTGATCGCACTGCTGCTGACCAGACGCCATCCCATTCGGCACCTGATCGTCTTCCAGTGCACGGGGCTGACCATCAGCCTCAGCGTCGGACTCACCGTCCTGTTCGTCTTTCACCGCAGTTTCTTGGGCGACAGCAATATTCACCCGGCCCCGCTGCAGATCGCCTTCGGCGCGGTGCTGATACTGCTCGGCGCCTTGCTGGCCTCGAAGATCCCGCTGGACCGGTTCCGACCCAAGGACAAGATCCCCGCCGGTGGCGGCGACGCGACCGACGGGACAGGCACCCGCGGTACCGGCACCGATGGTGCCGACCACGAGGAGCACGTCGCAGACCTGGTCGCCGAAACCACACCGCCGCGGCGACGCACGCGGTTCTTCGCCCGGATCCGTCAGTTCCTCAAGAGTGAGTCACCGGTGTTCGCCGCCTCCATCGGTGCCGCGACGGCGATGCCGAGCATCGACTATTTCGCGCTGCTCGCCATCATCATCGCGTCCCAAACCCCGCCGCTGGAACAGGGATTGGCGCTGCTGACCTTCCTTCTGCTGGCCGGCTGGGCCGCGACGGTGCCGATGCTGAGCTTCATCGTGGCGCCCGAGAAGACCCGGACCTGGGTGCAGCAGATGAACGCCTGGGTCCGCAGCCGAACCCGCAAGCAGGCGGGCATTTTCGTCGCCGTCGTCGGTGTCATCCTGATCGGGCTCGGCATCACCGGCCTGTGA
- a CDS encoding AMP-binding protein — protein MTVSDTNLIGVLRERASLQPEDIAYTFMDYDHEWDGVATTLTWSQLYRRVRNLASEMRQIGQLGDRAVILAPQSLEYVIGFLASLEAGIIAVPLSVPMVGQHDERVSAVIKDSAPTIILTTSSVAGAVAEYAKTDDGAAAATVIEVDTLDLEARRKSLSSREQKPETAYLQYTSGSTRTPAGVMVTNRNLTSNFEQMMCAFFPHFGKVPPPGAHVVSWLPFYHDMGLLLGIVAPVLGGWSTVFTTPLSFLARPARWIQLMGSYPRVVTGGPNFAFELAAGRTTDEDLEGIDLGDVIAVYSGAERVHEATLKRFSQRFAKFNFDEGVIRPSYGLAEATLFVGTGVPGPPSVVAFDPEKLSAGVAERTTDGSGTKLVGYGRPEDPVVRIVDAETLVEVPAGGIGEIWSYGENNCLGYWEKPEQTAHTFGGTITNPSEGTPEGPWLRTGDLGFLSDGELFIIGRIKDLLIVRGSNHYPDDIEATIQEITGGRVAAIAVDGDRSEELVAIIEVKKRGDSEAEVEENLLNIKRAVASAVSQTHGIAAADLVLVPRGAIPITTSGKIRRQSCVQKYRDGEFARLDENLQTV, from the coding sequence ATCACCGTGTCCGACACCAACCTCATCGGCGTGCTACGCGAACGTGCGAGCCTGCAGCCTGAGGACATCGCGTACACCTTCATGGATTACGACCATGAGTGGGATGGCGTGGCCACCACCCTGACGTGGTCTCAGCTGTACCGCAGGGTCCGCAACCTGGCCTCCGAGATGCGCCAGATCGGACAGCTCGGTGATCGCGCCGTCATCCTGGCGCCGCAGAGCCTGGAATACGTGATCGGTTTCCTGGCCTCGTTGGAGGCGGGCATCATCGCGGTGCCGCTGTCGGTGCCGATGGTCGGCCAGCACGACGAGCGGGTGTCCGCCGTGATCAAGGACTCCGCGCCCACGATCATCCTGACCACCTCGTCGGTGGCCGGAGCCGTCGCGGAGTACGCCAAAACCGATGACGGGGCCGCCGCAGCGACCGTCATCGAGGTCGACACCCTGGATCTGGAGGCCCGGCGCAAATCGCTGTCCAGCCGCGAGCAGAAGCCCGAGACCGCGTACCTGCAGTACACATCCGGCTCGACGCGTACCCCGGCCGGGGTGATGGTCACCAATCGCAACCTCACCTCGAACTTCGAGCAGATGATGTGTGCGTTCTTCCCGCACTTCGGCAAGGTGCCGCCCCCGGGCGCCCACGTGGTCTCGTGGTTGCCCTTCTATCACGACATGGGACTGCTGCTCGGCATCGTCGCCCCTGTCCTGGGTGGGTGGAGCACCGTCTTCACCACGCCGCTGTCATTCCTGGCCCGGCCGGCGCGCTGGATCCAGCTGATGGGCAGTTACCCGCGCGTCGTCACCGGCGGACCGAACTTCGCGTTCGAGCTGGCGGCCGGGCGGACCACCGATGAGGATCTCGAGGGTATCGACCTCGGTGATGTGATCGCCGTCTACAGCGGCGCCGAGCGCGTGCACGAGGCCACCCTGAAGCGGTTCTCGCAGCGGTTCGCCAAATTCAACTTCGACGAGGGCGTCATCCGGCCCTCGTACGGTCTGGCCGAGGCGACGTTGTTCGTCGGCACCGGGGTGCCAGGCCCGCCGAGCGTGGTGGCCTTCGACCCGGAGAAGCTCTCCGCCGGGGTTGCCGAGCGCACCACCGATGGCAGCGGGACGAAGCTCGTCGGCTACGGCCGCCCGGAGGATCCGGTGGTCCGCATCGTCGATGCGGAGACGCTGGTCGAGGTGCCTGCCGGCGGTATCGGCGAGATCTGGTCCTACGGTGAGAACAACTGCCTCGGCTACTGGGAGAAGCCCGAACAGACCGCGCACACCTTCGGCGGGACGATCACCAACCCGTCCGAGGGCACTCCTGAGGGACCCTGGTTGCGGACCGGTGACCTCGGTTTCCTCTCCGATGGAGAGCTTTTCATCATCGGCCGGATCAAGGACCTGCTGATCGTGCGGGGCAGCAACCACTATCCCGACGATATCGAGGCCACCATCCAGGAGATCACCGGCGGCCGGGTGGCGGCGATCGCGGTCGACGGGGACCGCAGCGAAGAGCTCGTCGCGATCATCGAGGTCAAGAAGCGCGGTGACTCCGAGGCCGAGGTGGAGGAGAACCTCCTCAACATCAAGCGCGCCGTGGCATCGGCGGTATCGCAGACGCACGGTATCGCCGCGGCCGATCTGGTGCTGGTGCCGCGCGGGGCCATCCCGATCACCACCAGCGGCAAGATCCGCCGCCAATCCTGTGTGCAGAAGTACCGTGACGGCGAGTTCGCGCGCCTCGACGAAAACCTGCAAACGGTGTGA
- a CDS encoding condensation domain-containing protein, with protein sequence MVAMKPIHDWVGEPGAVISWHPSRSTLAKVKDAPVSDVPVSYQQAQHLLAYRKHSAAGTDMARLNIPSWDIPGRCDVRAMTHVINAYLRRHDTFHSWFEYLPGQDGTSGEIVRHTLTNPRDIKFVATEQGEMTAQQWRDHILATASPWEWDCFHVGVIQRADHFTVYISVDHVHTDAMFMGLAFVEIHMMYNALVEGAAPLKLPEPGSYDTYCREQHEYVSTLTTDSPEVAGWIDFLQSSGGSLPTFPLPLGDPSVAYTGDVITLKLLDKDQGDRFEAICIAAGARFSGGVFACGAIAHAALTGDDVYRVITPTTTRRTPAEFMTTGWFTGLVPITVPVDIETFGNTARAAQESFDGGLDLAHVPVERVLELGAESHGLRAPNGGVPMLSYLDVGLLSPGVIAEWQRLNGTIWSDSRAAYQVGMWVNRVEHETTVTAAFPANPIARESVMRYLEAMKAVYVSVVEGRDLAVLPIGADAAGLNLKTA encoded by the coding sequence GTGGTAGCGATGAAACCGATCCATGACTGGGTCGGCGAACCAGGTGCCGTGATTTCCTGGCACCCCTCACGGTCGACCCTGGCCAAGGTCAAGGACGCTCCGGTCAGCGATGTCCCGGTCAGCTACCAGCAGGCACAGCACCTGCTGGCCTACCGCAAACATTCCGCCGCGGGCACCGATATGGCCAGGCTGAACATCCCGTCCTGGGATATCCCCGGACGCTGTGACGTCCGTGCCATGACCCATGTCATCAACGCGTACCTGCGCAGGCATGACACGTTCCACAGCTGGTTCGAGTACCTCCCCGGACAGGACGGCACCTCGGGTGAGATCGTGCGCCATACGCTCACCAATCCGCGCGATATCAAGTTCGTCGCCACCGAGCAGGGGGAGATGACCGCCCAGCAGTGGCGCGACCACATCCTGGCCACGGCCAGCCCGTGGGAATGGGACTGCTTCCACGTGGGCGTGATCCAGCGGGCCGACCACTTCACGGTGTACATCAGCGTCGACCATGTGCACACCGACGCCATGTTCATGGGTCTGGCCTTCGTGGAGATCCACATGATGTACAACGCCCTCGTCGAGGGCGCCGCGCCGCTCAAGCTGCCCGAACCGGGTAGCTACGACACCTACTGCCGCGAACAGCACGAGTACGTCTCGACGCTGACCACGGACTCTCCGGAGGTGGCGGGCTGGATCGACTTCCTGCAGAGCAGCGGCGGCTCGTTGCCGACGTTCCCGCTGCCGTTGGGTGACCCCTCGGTCGCCTACACCGGCGATGTCATCACCCTGAAACTGTTGGACAAGGATCAGGGTGACCGGTTCGAGGCCATCTGCATTGCGGCAGGCGCCCGCTTCAGCGGCGGGGTGTTCGCCTGCGGTGCGATCGCGCATGCCGCGCTGACCGGTGACGACGTCTACCGCGTCATCACCCCGACCACGACCCGGCGCACACCCGCGGAGTTCATGACCACCGGGTGGTTCACCGGCCTGGTGCCCATCACGGTGCCGGTGGACATCGAGACCTTCGGTAACACCGCCCGCGCCGCGCAGGAGTCGTTCGACGGTGGGCTCGACCTGGCCCATGTGCCGGTCGAGCGGGTGCTGGAGCTGGGTGCGGAATCGCACGGATTGCGCGCACCCAACGGTGGTGTGCCGATGCTGTCCTACCTTGATGTCGGCCTGCTCTCGCCCGGTGTGATCGCCGAGTGGCAGCGGCTCAACGGCACCATCTGGAGCGATTCGCGCGCCGCCTATCAGGTGGGGATGTGGGTCAACCGGGTCGAGCACGAGACCACGGTGACCGCCGCGTTCCCGGCCAATCCGATCGCGCGCGAATCGGTGATGCGCTATCTGGAGGCGATGAAGGCCGTGTACGTCAGCGTCGTCGAAGGCCGCGATCTCGCGGTGCTGCCGATCGGTGCCGACGCCGCGGGCCTGAATCTCAAGACGGCCTGA
- the pks2 gene encoding sulfolipid-1 biosynthesis phthioceranic/hydroxyphthioceranic acid synthase gives MVDTPVTTVAVIGMACRLPGGIDSPDRMWQALLGGEDHVTVIPADRWDADEYYDPEPGVPGRSVSKWGAFLDDVAGFDADFFGISDREATAVDPQHRLLLETAWEAIEHAGIDPATLQGSRTGVFMGLTHGDYQLLAADAHSIEGPYGFTGNNFSMASGRIAYHLGVHGPAYSVDSACSSGLLALHLGCRSLHDGDSDLVLAGGVNLVLEPRKLSSGSAQGMLSPTGQCHAFDAAADGFVPGEATGVVLLKRLADAERDGDRILAVVRGSAVNQDGHTVNIATPSRDAQVEVYRAALESGGIDPTTVGMIEAHGTGTPVGDPIEFSGLAAVYGTAGPVALGSSKTNFGHAQSAAGTIGIIKSVLALQHATVPPNANFNRLPDELAKIKTDLFVPAEVTPWPVTDQPRRAAVSAYGLSGTNVHAVLEEAPAVPPVTTDNDSTGHIFALSSTSAEELRRTAGRLADWVTAQGEGLNLHDLAYTLARRRAHRPVRTTVLADDRAGLIAALREVADGETPYQRAVGDGERGPVWVFSGQGSQWARMGAGLLDGEPAFAAAIAELEPLIAAESGFSVTEELTSAQTVTGIDKVQPTVFAVQVGLAATLKSYGVTPGAVIGHSMGEVAASVVSGVLTLTDGVKVICRRSKLMATIAGSGAMASVELPAQQVLSELAARGINDVVLSVVASPRSTVVGGAKESVRELIAEWESRDVMAREVAVDVASHSPQVDPILDDLADALEDLDPSEPEVDYYSATLYDPRDIADFDADYWVDNLRHAVRFAAAVQAALEDGYRVFTELSPHPLLTHAVDQTASSLDIAHAALASVRREQELPHGVRAVLADLHNAGARVDFSVLYPTGNLVDAPLPTWTHRELILVRDPLELAPGGATLAVHPLLGAHVRLPEEPERHAWQADVGTEIQPWLGDHQVHNVAALPGAAYCEMALAAARNILGDESEVRDISFDQLLLLQESTEVTAAATVTGEGSADFAVETYLEGEQVKRASATLGSAAADSAPAAVDIEGALAAHTVRIDGAEMRAWYNQRGIQYGPAFAGLVAVYVNDGSDVQSDSVLAEVALPGSIRSQQGAYGVHPALLDACFQAVGAHPALRSDTTGTLMLPLGVRRMRAFGSTRNAHYCHARIINITVNAVEVDLDLLDESGSVLLAVGGLRLGTGVSDSGQRERTLNDRLLTIEWRQQELPEVDYHGGGRWLLISTSDAADLLATRLADALKAHEVDVTTMVWPQHSDHDTHAARLREQLEAQSFGHVLVVTPPRHGVADEQSGVRGADNVRHLVKIVRELPETPGEAPRLHVLTRNAQTVSGEDSANLDEAGLRGLIRVIGTEYPQLKTAQIDVDDYTDATHIAAQLLSGSDEDETAWRGSEWYVARLVPGALRPEDRRTTVVNPARDGMRLQIRTPGDIQSLELAAFERVAPGPGQIEVSVTASNLNFADVLVAFGRYPSFEGRLPKLGADFAGVVTAVGPGVTGHKVGDRVGGISADGAWATFVTCDANLAVTLPPGLPTNRAAAVPSAHATAWYSLHDLARISAGDKVLIHSATGGVGQAAVAIARAAGAEIFATAGSEARRELLRGMGIEHVYDSRSTAFADQIRADTDGYGVDIVLNSLTGAAQKAGLELLSFGGRFVEIGKRDIYGDTRMGLFPFRRNLSFYAVDLALLSLTDSDTLRRLLEVCYQQIADGVLPLPETTHYPLQDGATAIRVMGAAEHTGKLVLDIPHGGQIDAVVPPGEFRVFRSDSAYIVTGGLTGLGLFLAEKLAESGAGRIVLNGRSAPSEAATEVIDRIRRGGTEVEVQRGDIADPATADRLVEAACATGLPLRGVLHGAAVIEDAVLANITDELIERDWAPKVYGALNLHRATAKQTLDWFCVFSSAAALVGSPGQGAYAAANSWLDAFTHWRRGQGLPATSIAWGPWKQIGAGTALADSGEAGIEPDEGAYAFETLLRHDRPYSGYAPVVGTPWLAAFAQSSKFAEAFQSSGQRSTGSAFLAELHELPRDEWPARMRRMISEQISLILRRSVDPDRPLAEYGLDSLGTLEVRTRIEAETGIRIGSTDISTIRVLADRLCDVLAPEEMSVPS, from the coding sequence GTGGTTGATACACCTGTCACAACGGTCGCCGTCATCGGGATGGCGTGCCGCTTGCCTGGCGGAATCGACTCACCTGACCGTATGTGGCAGGCGTTGCTCGGCGGCGAGGACCACGTCACGGTCATCCCGGCGGACCGCTGGGATGCCGACGAATACTACGACCCCGAGCCCGGCGTGCCCGGACGATCGGTGTCCAAGTGGGGTGCCTTCCTCGACGATGTCGCCGGTTTCGACGCCGACTTCTTCGGTATCAGCGACCGTGAGGCCACCGCGGTGGACCCGCAGCATCGCCTGCTGCTGGAGACCGCGTGGGAGGCCATCGAGCACGCGGGAATCGACCCCGCCACCCTGCAGGGATCGCGCACCGGTGTGTTCATGGGTCTCACCCACGGTGACTACCAGCTGCTGGCCGCCGACGCGCACTCGATCGAGGGTCCCTACGGCTTCACGGGCAACAACTTCAGCATGGCCTCCGGTCGCATCGCCTACCACCTCGGCGTGCACGGACCGGCCTACTCGGTGGACTCCGCGTGCTCCTCGGGTCTGCTCGCCCTGCACCTCGGATGCCGCAGCCTGCACGACGGCGACAGTGACCTGGTGCTCGCCGGCGGCGTGAACCTCGTCCTGGAGCCCCGCAAGCTGTCCTCGGGATCCGCGCAGGGCATGCTGTCGCCGACCGGTCAGTGCCATGCCTTCGACGCTGCCGCCGACGGTTTCGTCCCCGGCGAGGCCACCGGCGTCGTGCTGCTCAAGCGGCTCGCCGATGCCGAACGCGACGGCGACCGCATCCTGGCGGTCGTGCGGGGCAGCGCGGTCAACCAGGACGGTCACACCGTCAACATCGCCACGCCGTCACGCGACGCCCAGGTAGAGGTGTACCGCGCAGCGCTGGAGTCCGGCGGTATCGACCCGACCACCGTCGGCATGATCGAGGCGCACGGCACCGGAACTCCGGTCGGTGACCCGATCGAGTTCTCCGGCCTGGCCGCGGTGTACGGGACCGCGGGCCCCGTCGCGCTGGGCTCGTCGAAGACCAACTTCGGCCACGCCCAGTCCGCCGCGGGCACCATCGGGATCATCAAGAGCGTGCTGGCGCTGCAGCACGCGACGGTGCCGCCGAACGCCAACTTCAACCGGCTGCCCGACGAGCTCGCCAAGATCAAGACCGATCTCTTCGTCCCCGCCGAGGTGACGCCGTGGCCGGTCACCGATCAACCGCGCCGCGCCGCGGTCTCGGCATACGGACTGTCCGGCACCAACGTCCACGCCGTGCTCGAAGAGGCACCTGCCGTGCCGCCCGTCACCACCGACAACGACTCGACCGGCCACATCTTCGCACTGTCCTCGACCTCTGCCGAGGAACTGCGTCGCACCGCCGGCCGCCTTGCCGACTGGGTCACCGCCCAGGGTGAGGGCCTCAACCTGCACGACCTCGCTTACACGCTGGCTCGGCGCCGTGCGCACCGGCCGGTGCGCACCACGGTGCTCGCCGATGATCGCGCCGGCCTGATCGCCGCACTGCGCGAGGTCGCCGACGGCGAGACGCCGTATCAGCGGGCCGTCGGCGACGGTGAACGCGGTCCGGTGTGGGTGTTCTCCGGCCAGGGCTCGCAGTGGGCCCGCATGGGTGCCGGACTGCTCGACGGTGAACCGGCCTTCGCCGCCGCGATTGCCGAACTCGAGCCGCTGATTGCTGCGGAATCCGGTTTCTCGGTGACCGAGGAACTGACATCCGCGCAGACCGTCACCGGTATCGACAAGGTGCAACCGACCGTGTTCGCGGTCCAGGTGGGCCTGGCCGCCACCCTGAAGTCCTACGGTGTGACTCCCGGGGCGGTGATCGGCCATTCGATGGGTGAAGTCGCCGCATCGGTGGTCTCCGGTGTGCTGACCCTCACCGACGGTGTCAAGGTGATCTGCCGTCGCTCCAAGCTGATGGCCACCATCGCCGGGTCCGGTGCGATGGCCTCGGTCGAACTGCCCGCCCAGCAGGTGCTCTCCGAGCTCGCGGCGCGCGGTATCAACGATGTCGTGCTGTCGGTGGTTGCCTCGCCACGCTCGACCGTGGTCGGTGGCGCCAAGGAGTCGGTGCGCGAGCTGATCGCAGAATGGGAGAGCCGCGATGTGATGGCCCGCGAGGTCGCCGTCGACGTGGCCTCGCACTCACCGCAGGTCGATCCGATCCTCGACGATCTCGCCGACGCGCTGGAGGACCTCGACCCGTCCGAGCCGGAGGTCGACTACTACTCGGCGACCCTGTACGACCCGCGTGACATCGCCGATTTCGACGCCGACTACTGGGTCGACAACCTGCGCCATGCGGTCCGGTTCGCCGCGGCCGTGCAGGCGGCGCTGGAGGACGGGTATCGCGTCTTCACCGAGTTGTCACCGCACCCGCTGCTCACCCATGCGGTCGACCAGACCGCCAGCAGCCTGGACATCGCGCACGCGGCGCTGGCCAGTGTGCGGCGCGAGCAGGAGCTGCCGCACGGTGTGCGGGCCGTGCTCGCCGATCTGCACAATGCCGGTGCGCGGGTCGACTTCTCTGTGCTCTACCCGACCGGCAACCTCGTCGACGCCCCATTGCCGACGTGGACCCATCGCGAGCTGATCCTCGTGCGCGACCCGCTCGAACTCGCCCCCGGTGGCGCCACGCTAGCCGTGCACCCGCTGCTCGGCGCGCACGTCCGGCTGCCCGAGGAGCCCGAACGGCATGCCTGGCAGGCCGATGTGGGCACCGAGATCCAGCCGTGGCTCGGCGACCACCAGGTGCACAACGTGGCGGCACTGCCCGGTGCGGCCTACTGCGAGATGGCGCTGGCCGCCGCCCGCAACATCCTCGGCGACGAGTCCGAGGTGCGCGATATCAGCTTCGACCAACTGCTGCTCCTTCAGGAGAGCACCGAAGTGACCGCCGCCGCGACCGTGACCGGCGAGGGATCGGCCGATTTCGCGGTCGAGACCTACCTCGAGGGCGAGCAGGTCAAGCGGGCCTCGGCCACGTTGGGCAGCGCCGCCGCCGACAGCGCTCCCGCCGCGGTCGACATCGAAGGCGCGCTGGCCGCCCACACCGTGCGCATCGACGGTGCCGAGATGCGTGCCTGGTACAACCAGCGCGGTATCCAGTACGGGCCCGCGTTCGCCGGGCTGGTCGCCGTCTACGTCAACGACGGATCCGACGTGCAGTCCGACTCGGTGCTCGCCGAGGTGGCGCTCCCGGGTTCGATCCGGTCCCAGCAGGGCGCCTACGGGGTCCACCCGGCGCTGCTGGACGCCTGCTTCCAGGCGGTCGGCGCACACCCCGCGCTGCGCAGCGATACCACCGGCACCCTGATGCTCCCGCTGGGAGTGCGCCGGATGCGCGCATTCGGGTCCACCCGTAACGCGCACTACTGCCACGCCAGGATCATTAACATCACCGTCAATGCCGTCGAGGTCGACCTCGACCTGCTCGACGAGTCGGGCAGCGTCCTGCTGGCCGTCGGCGGGCTGCGGCTGGGTACCGGGGTTTCCGACAGCGGACAGCGTGAGCGCACCCTCAACGACCGGTTGCTCACCATCGAATGGCGTCAGCAGGAACTGCCCGAGGTCGACTACCACGGCGGTGGTCGGTGGTTGCTGATCAGCACCTCCGATGCGGCCGACCTGCTGGCCACCAGGCTGGCCGACGCGCTCAAGGCCCACGAGGTCGACGTCACCACCATGGTGTGGCCGCAGCATTCCGATCACGACACCCATGCCGCCCGCCTGCGGGAGCAGCTCGAGGCGCAGTCGTTCGGCCACGTTCTGGTGGTGACCCCGCCGCGGCACGGGGTGGCCGACGAGCAGTCCGGTGTCCGAGGCGCCGACAACGTCCGGCACCTGGTCAAGATCGTCCGTGAGCTCCCGGAGACACCGGGCGAGGCGCCGCGGCTGCACGTGCTGACCCGCAACGCCCAGACGGTGTCGGGTGAGGATTCGGCGAACCTGGACGAGGCCGGTCTGCGCGGGCTCATCCGCGTGATCGGTACCGAGTACCCGCAGCTCAAGACCGCGCAGATCGACGTCGACGACTACACCGACGCCACCCATATCGCGGCACAGCTGCTGTCCGGTTCCGACGAGGACGAGACGGCCTGGCGCGGCAGCGAGTGGTACGTGGCGCGCCTGGTGCCCGGCGCACTGCGACCGGAGGACCGGCGCACGACCGTCGTCAATCCGGCCCGGGACGGGATGCGTCTGCAGATCCGCACACCGGGGGATATCCAGTCCCTCGAGTTGGCGGCCTTCGAACGGGTTGCCCCGGGACCCGGCCAGATCGAGGTCTCGGTCACCGCGTCGAACCTGAACTTCGCCGATGTCCTGGTGGCCTTCGGGCGTTACCCGTCCTTCGAGGGCCGGCTGCCCAAACTGGGCGCCGATTTCGCCGGTGTCGTCACCGCCGTCGGGCCGGGGGTGACCGGGCACAAGGTCGGTGACCGCGTGGGCGGTATCTCCGCCGACGGCGCCTGGGCCACCTTCGTGACCTGCGATGCCAACCTGGCCGTCACACTGCCGCCGGGACTGCCCACCAACCGTGCCGCCGCCGTGCCCAGTGCACACGCGACGGCCTGGTACAGCCTGCACGACCTGGCCCGTATCAGTGCCGGGGACAAGGTGTTGATCCACTCCGCCACGGGTGGCGTCGGCCAGGCGGCCGTCGCCATCGCGCGGGCCGCGGGCGCGGAGATCTTCGCCACCGCGGGCAGTGAGGCCCGCCGCGAACTGCTGCGGGGCATGGGCATCGAGCATGTCTACGACTCGCGCAGCACCGCCTTCGCCGACCAGATCCGCGCGGACACGGACGGCTACGGGGTCGACATCGTGCTCAACTCGCTGACCGGGGCCGCCCAGAAGGCCGGGCTGGAACTGCTGTCGTTCGGCGGGCGGTTCGTCGAGATCGGCAAGCGTGATATCTACGGCGACACCCGGATGGGACTGTTCCCGTTCCGTCGCAACCTGTCCTTCTACGCCGTCGACCTGGCGCTGTTGTCGCTGACCGACTCCGACACGCTGCGTCGCCTGCTGGAGGTCTGCTACCAGCAGATCGCCGATGGAGTGCTGCCGCTGCCGGAAACCACCCACTATCCGCTGCAGGACGGTGCCACGGCCATCCGTGTCATGGGTGCCGCCGAGCACACCGGCAAGCTTGTCCTGGACATTCCGCACGGGGGTCAGATCGACGCCGTGGTGCCGCCTGGGGAGTTCCGGGTGTTCCGCTCCGATTCGGCGTACATCGTGACCGGCGGCCTCACCGGTCTCGGACTTTTCCTCGCCGAGAAGTTGGCCGAGTCCGGCGCGGGACGCATCGTGCTCAACGGCCGGTCCGCACCGTCGGAGGCGGCCACCGAAGTCATCGACCGCATCCGCCGCGGCGGGACCGAGGTCGAGGTGCAGCGCGGGGACATCGCCGACCCGGCGACCGCCGACCGGCTGGTCGAGGCGGCATGTGCCACGGGCCTGCCGCTACGCGGCGTGCTGCACGGCGCTGCGGTCATCGAGGACGCGGTGTTGGCCAACATCACCGACGAACTCATCGAACGTGATTGGGCACCAAAGGTTTACGGTGCCCTGAACCTGCACCGTGCAACCGCCAAGCAGACCCTGGACTGGTTCTGCGTCTTCTCGTCGGCGGCCGCGTTGGTCGGTTCGCCCGGCCAGGGCGCCTATGCCGCGGCCAACAGTTGGCTCGATGCGTTCACCCACTGGCGTCGCGGTCAGGGTCTGCCCGCGACATCGATCGCTTGGGGGCCTTGGAAGCAGATCGGTGCGGGTACCGCGCTGGCCGATTCCGGCGAGGCCGGGATCGAACCGGACGAAGGCGCCTACGCGTTCGAGACGCTACTTCGCCACGACAGGCCTTACAGTGGATATGCACCCGTGGTCGGCACCCCGTGGCTGGCGGCGTTCGCGCAGAGCAGCAAGTTCGCCGAAGCGTTCCAGTCGTCGGGTCAGCGCAGCACCGGCAGCGCCTTCCTCGCGGAGCTGCACGAACTGCCGCGTGACGAGTGGCCGGCCCGGATGCGTCGCATGATCTCCGAGCAGATCAGCCTGATCTTGCGGCGGTCGGTGGATCCCGACCGACCGCTTGCGGAGTACGGGTTGGACTCGCTGGGCACGCTCGAAGTACGAACCCGCATCGAGGCGGAGACAGGTATACGTATCGGATCGACAGATATTTCGACCATTCGGGTGCTCGCCGACCGTCTGTGTGACGTTCTTGCCCCCGAAGAAATGTCGGTTCCGTCATGA